A single genomic interval of Juglans regia cultivar Chandler chromosome 1, Walnut 2.0, whole genome shotgun sequence harbors:
- the LOC108983049 gene encoding uncharacterized protein LOC108983049, giving the protein MSSTSRAIVAASVGVVEAMKDQMGICRWNYIIRSAQQNTKNHLRSMSQAKSLSSSTSAVVSSKVRDQEKMKRSEESLRTVMYLSCWGPN; this is encoded by the coding sequence ATGAGTTCGACAAGCAGAGCAATTGTAGCAGCCAGCGTAGGAGTTGTGGAGGCCATGAAAGACCAGATGGGTATCTGCAGAtggaattatattataagatccGCTCAACAAAATACAAAGAACCATCTCCGGTCCATGTCTCAGGCCAAGAGCCTCTCCTCCTCAACTTCTGCAGTGGTTTCAAGCAAAGTAAGAGACCAGGAGAAAATGAAGAGGTCAGAAGAGTCTTTGAGGACAGTCATGTACTTGAGCTGTTGGGGTCCCAATTGA
- the LOC108979645 gene encoding vesicle-associated protein 4-2-like, whose translation MAVDSERSVVDVKVWSLCKIPFWHTSIASSSSSSASASVSGQSHIHQAVERSSLHSSNAISSMAKSLLPSRRRLRLDPPNKLFFPYEPGKQVKSAVGIKNTCKSHVAFKFQTTAPKSCYMRPPGGVLAPGESIIATVFKFVEPPENNEKSIDHKSKVKFKIMSLKVKGEMDYVPELFDEQRDHTAVEQVLRVVFIDPERPSPALEKLKRQLAEAEAAVEACKKPPEDTGPRIVGEGLVIDEWKERRERYLARQQVEGVDSK comes from the exons ATGGCCGTTGATAGTGAGAGATCAGTTGTTGACGTGAAGGTTTGGAGTCTTTGTAAAATTCCGTTTTGGCACACGAGCATTgcttcgtcttcttcctcttctgcttctgcttcggTTTCTGGTCAGAGTCATATTCATCAAGCAGTTGAAAGGTCGAGCCTGCATTCTTCGAATGCCATTTCGTCTATGGCCAAGTCTCTGCTTCCTTCCCGGAGGAGGCTCCGGCTTGATCCACCCAACAAGCTCTTCTTTCCCT ATGAACCTGGAAAGCAGGTCAAGAGTGCCGTTGGGATTAAAAACACCTGCAAGTCTCATGTAGCTTTCAAG ttccaaacaacTGCACCAAAGAGTTGTTATATGCGTCCTCCAGGTGGTGTACTTGCTCCTGGTGAAAGTATAATTGCAACAG TTTTTAAGTTTGTTGAGCCTCCTGAGAACAATGAGAAATCGATAGATCACAAGAGCAAGGTTAAGTTCAAAATCATGAGCTTGAAGGTGAAAGGTGAAATGGACTATGTACCAGAACTG TTTGATGAGCAAAGGGATCACACAGCTGTTGAGCAAGTTTTGCGGGTAGTTTTCATTGACCCGGAACGTCCTAGCCCT GCCCTGGAAAAGCTTAAGCGGCAGTTGGCTGAGGCTGAGGCTGCAGTTGAAGCATGCAAGAAACCCCCAGAAGACACAGGTCCTCGAATTGTTGGGGAAGGACTTGTTATAGATGAATGG AAAGAACGGAGGGAAAGATACCTTGCCCGGCAGCAGGTTGAAGGGGTGGATTCAAAGTAA